A genomic segment from Janthinobacterium sp. 64 encodes:
- a CDS encoding adenylosuccinate synthase, translated as MSKKIMAKNVVVIGTQWGDEGKGKIVDWLTDHAQGVVRFQGGHNAGHTLVIGGVKTALQLIPSGIMRPGVACYIGNGVVVSVPDVLREIDKLEAVGVEVASRLKVSDAAPVILPYHTAIDLAREAKRGDAKIGTTGKGIGPAYEDKVARRAIRIADLLNEKRFAEKLAENLDYHNFVLENYLKAPKVDYQKTLDDALAYVPRLRPMVTDVSSALYKAHKAGANLLFEGAQGSLLDVDHGTYPFVTSSNCVAGNAAAGSGVGPGMLHYIMGITKAYTTRVGSGPFPSELPTDAGVGHHLAQVGHEFGTVTGRARRCGWFDAALLRRSVQINGVTGMCLTKLDVLDGIDTLKLCTGYTIDGVATDIFPSGAEEAARCVPVYEEMPGWTESTVGAKSLAALPATARAYIKRIEELVGVPVDMVSTGPDREETIVLRHPFE; from the coding sequence ATGTCAAAGAAAATTATGGCAAAGAACGTCGTTGTCATCGGCACCCAATGGGGCGATGAAGGTAAAGGCAAGATCGTCGACTGGTTGACCGATCACGCCCAGGGTGTGGTGCGCTTCCAGGGTGGCCACAATGCAGGCCACACGCTGGTCATCGGCGGCGTCAAAACCGCGCTGCAGCTGATCCCGTCGGGCATCATGCGCCCAGGCGTCGCCTGCTACATCGGCAACGGCGTCGTCGTTTCCGTGCCGGACGTGCTGCGCGAAATCGACAAGCTTGAAGCTGTCGGCGTTGAAGTCGCCTCGCGCCTGAAAGTGTCGGACGCGGCACCCGTGATCCTGCCGTACCACACCGCGATCGACCTGGCGCGTGAAGCCAAGCGTGGCGATGCGAAGATCGGCACCACCGGCAAGGGCATCGGCCCGGCCTACGAAGACAAAGTGGCGCGCCGCGCGATCCGTATCGCCGACCTGCTCAACGAGAAGCGCTTCGCTGAAAAGCTGGCGGAAAACCTCGATTACCACAACTTCGTGCTGGAAAACTACCTGAAGGCGCCGAAAGTCGACTATCAGAAGACCCTCGACGACGCGCTGGCCTATGTGCCGCGCCTGCGTCCGATGGTGACCGACGTGTCGAGCGCGCTGTACAAGGCGCACAAGGCCGGCGCGAACCTGCTGTTCGAAGGCGCGCAGGGTTCCCTGCTCGACGTCGACCACGGCACCTATCCGTTCGTCACCTCGTCGAACTGCGTGGCCGGCAATGCCGCCGCCGGTTCGGGCGTGGGCCCAGGCATGCTGCACTACATCATGGGCATCACCAAGGCCTACACGACGCGCGTCGGCTCCGGCCCGTTCCCTTCGGAACTGCCAACGGATGCGGGCGTCGGCCACCACCTGGCGCAAGTCGGCCATGAATTCGGCACCGTGACGGGCCGTGCCCGCCGCTGCGGCTGGTTCGACGCCGCCTTGCTGCGCCGCTCCGTGCAGATCAACGGCGTGACGGGCATGTGCCTGACCAAGCTGGACGTGCTCGACGGTATCGACACGCTGAAGCTGTGCACCGGCTACACCATCGACGGCGTGGCCACGGACATCTTCCCATCGGGCGCTGAAGAAGCCGCCCGTTGCGTGCCGGTGTACGAAGAGATGCCAGGCTGGACGGAAAGCACGGTCGGCGCGAAATCGCTGGCGGCGCTGCCGGCAACGGCGCGCGCTTACATCAAGCGCATCGAAGAACTGGTCGGCGTACCGGTGGACATGGTTTCGACCGGTCCTGATCGTGAAGAAACGATCGTGCTGCGCCATCCATTCGAGTAA
- a CDS encoding GNAT family N-acetyltransferase — protein sequence MTILTTARLRLEPINESHYERMRTLNTDPEVMTYLNAGQPETEDVTRAAIARTMGRWAEWGYSWWAMIRLDDGELVGMACLQHLSGDRANPLEIGWRLARTSWGQGYASEAARAIVAHAFDVVGAPEVVAVAHPDNAASIKVMTRLGMQYVGMERHYDLDSVVYRLARP from the coding sequence ATGACCATACTGACGACGGCGCGCCTGCGCCTGGAACCGATCAATGAGAGCCATTACGAGCGCATGCGCACGCTCAATACCGATCCGGAGGTGATGACGTATCTGAACGCGGGCCAGCCCGAGACGGAAGATGTGACGCGCGCGGCCATCGCCCGCACCATGGGACGCTGGGCCGAGTGGGGTTATTCGTGGTGGGCGATGATACGCCTCGATGACGGTGAACTGGTGGGCATGGCATGCCTGCAGCACCTCTCCGGCGACAGGGCCAATCCCCTGGAAATCGGCTGGCGCCTGGCGCGGACCAGTTGGGGCCAGGGTTACGCCAGCGAAGCGGCGCGAGCCATCGTCGCGCATGCGTTCGACGTCGTCGGCGCACCCGAAGTGGTGGCCGTGGCGCACCCGGACAATGCCGCCTCGATCAAGGTCATGACGCGCCTGGGCATGCAATACGTGGGCATGGAACGCCATTACGACCTCGACAGCGTGGTGTACCGCCTGGCGCGCCCATGA
- a CDS encoding ATP-binding protein has translation MNAPAIRSKDRDAVIQSLRAGVVPRAGQHLIQVGRKPEIETLVADLDRIADGGSTIRFVIGEYGAGKTFFLNLIRSVAMEKKLVTANADLNPDRRLHATGGQARSLYAELMRNLSTRTKPDGGAMAGIVERFIANAKTEALAQGASTEEVIRQKLEHLTEMVNGFDFADVIAAYCRGFEAGDEVLKSDAIRWLRGEFNTKTEARQALGVRSIVDDASFYDQLKLFARFVRLAGYAGFVVCLDELVNLYKLANTPARNANYEQILRILNDTLQGTAVGLGFILGGTPEFLLDTRRGLFSYPALQSRLAENTFAVAGLVDYSGPVLRLASLRPEDFYVLLDKLRHVHAHGIAEKYLLPDEALPAFMEHCARRLGDSYFRTPRTTITAFVNLLAVLEQNPGASWRQLLGAIEVMPDMAGVSDSEVEADDEFASFKL, from the coding sequence ATGAACGCTCCAGCCATTCGTTCCAAAGACCGCGACGCGGTGATCCAATCCTTGCGTGCGGGCGTGGTGCCACGTGCTGGCCAACACCTGATCCAGGTTGGTCGCAAACCAGAGATCGAGACGCTGGTGGCAGATCTTGATCGTATCGCTGACGGTGGTTCGACGATACGTTTCGTTATCGGTGAATATGGCGCTGGCAAGACTTTTTTTCTCAACTTGATACGTTCTGTGGCGATGGAGAAAAAACTGGTGACCGCCAACGCCGACCTGAATCCCGACCGGCGCCTGCATGCGACCGGCGGCCAGGCACGCTCGTTGTACGCGGAATTGATGCGCAATCTGTCGACCCGCACCAAGCCTGATGGTGGCGCTATGGCGGGTATCGTGGAACGGTTTATTGCCAACGCCAAAACCGAGGCGCTGGCGCAAGGTGCCAGTACTGAGGAAGTGATACGGCAAAAGCTTGAACATTTGACGGAGATGGTCAACGGTTTTGATTTTGCTGATGTGATCGCGGCATACTGTCGTGGGTTCGAGGCAGGTGACGAGGTATTGAAATCCGATGCGATCCGCTGGCTGCGCGGTGAATTCAATACCAAGACTGAAGCGCGCCAGGCATTGGGCGTGCGTTCCATTGTGGACGATGCCTCTTTTTACGATCAGTTGAAGCTGTTCGCCCGCTTCGTGCGACTGGCTGGTTACGCCGGCTTTGTCGTCTGTCTTGATGAACTGGTCAATTTGTACAAGCTGGCCAATACGCCGGCGCGCAACGCCAACTATGAGCAGATACTGCGTATCCTGAACGACACCTTGCAAGGTACGGCGGTAGGACTTGGATTCATTCTGGGCGGTACGCCGGAATTTCTTCTCGATACGCGGCGCGGCCTGTTCAGCTATCCTGCCCTGCAAAGCCGGCTGGCGGAAAATACCTTTGCCGTAGCCGGTCTGGTCGATTACAGCGGCCCCGTGCTGAGGTTGGCGAGCTTGCGTCCCGAAGACTTTTATGTGCTGCTGGACAAGTTGCGTCACGTGCACGCACATGGCATCGCTGAGAAATATCTGCTGCCCGATGAAGCGTTACCGGCTTTCATGGAACATTGCGCGCGGCGCCTCGGCGACAGTTACTTCCGTACGCCGCGCACGACCATCACAGCCTTTGTCAATTTGCTGGCGGTGCTGGAGCAAAATCCTGGTGCTTCATGGCGGCAATTGTTAGGTGCCATTGAAGTCATGCCTGATATGGCCGGGGTGTCTGATAGCGAGGTCGAAGCCGACGACGAGTTCGCGTCGTTCAAGCTCTGA
- a CDS encoding ATP phosphoribosyltransferase regulatory subunit, producing the protein MPNWLLPENIADVLPSEARKIEELRRLMLDNFRLYGYELVMPPLLEYLESLMTGAGKDTDLRTFKLVDQLSGRMLGLRADMTTQVARIDAHLLNRATVTRLCYAGSVLHTRPSGLHATREPLQIGAEIYGHAGLEADAEIQELALASLALAGFDSVRLDLSHVGLLRAIIAQDAAAVRDEAALYTLLRAKDAPGLRALTAAYDAVTRDALLALPNLYGDIDVLARAREVLPPLPGVLKALAELAALAGSALGRAEVAIDLADLRGYQYESGAMFALYVPGLPNAVARGGRYDHVGEAFGRARPATGFSLDLRELARLLPTAERKHSIRAPWGSAPELKEKIAELRKAGEVVIQSMPGHSNEQDEFECDRVLVLADNGSSWILKNLG; encoded by the coding sequence ATGCCGAATTGGCTTTTGCCCGAAAATATTGCCGATGTTCTGCCGTCGGAAGCGCGCAAGATCGAAGAGCTGCGCCGCCTCATGCTGGATAATTTCCGTCTGTACGGATATGAACTGGTGATGCCGCCGCTGCTCGAGTATCTGGAATCGCTGATGACCGGCGCTGGCAAGGATACCGACCTGCGCACCTTTAAACTGGTCGACCAGCTGTCGGGCCGCATGCTCGGCCTGCGTGCCGACATGACGACGCAAGTGGCGCGCATCGACGCGCACCTGCTGAACCGTGCCACCGTGACCCGCCTGTGCTACGCCGGCAGCGTGCTGCATACCCGTCCGTCGGGTCTGCACGCCACCCGCGAACCGCTGCAGATCGGCGCCGAAATCTATGGTCACGCCGGCCTGGAAGCCGATGCCGAGATCCAGGAACTGGCGCTCGCTTCGCTGGCACTGGCCGGTTTCGATAGCGTCCGCCTGGATTTGTCGCACGTCGGCCTGTTGCGCGCTATCATTGCGCAAGACGCCGCTGCCGTGCGCGACGAAGCTGCGCTGTACACCTTGCTGCGCGCGAAAGATGCGCCGGGCCTGCGCGCCCTGACCGCTGCCTACGATGCCGTCACGCGCGATGCGCTGCTGGCCTTGCCGAACCTGTACGGCGACATCGACGTGCTGGCGCGTGCGCGCGAAGTGCTGCCGCCGCTGCCGGGCGTGCTGAAAGCGCTGGCTGAACTGGCGGCGTTAGCCGGTTCTGCTTTGGGCCGCGCCGAAGTGGCGATCGACCTGGCCGACCTGCGCGGCTACCAATATGAAAGTGGCGCGATGTTTGCGCTGTATGTACCTGGCTTGCCGAACGCGGTTGCGCGCGGCGGCCGTTATGACCACGTCGGCGAAGCGTTCGGCCGGGCTCGTCCCGCGACCGGCTTCTCGCTCGATTTGCGCGAACTGGCGCGCCTGTTGCCGACCGCGGAACGGAAGCATTCGATCCGCGCGCCGTGGGGCAGCGCGCCAGAATTGAAGGAAAAAATCGCCGAGTTGCGCAAGGCGGGCGAGGTCGTGATCCAGAGTATGCCGGGTCACAGTAATGAACAAGACGAGTTCGAGTGCGATCGCGTGCTGGTACTTGCCGATAATGGTAGTAGCTGGATTCTTAAAAACTTAGGTTGA
- a CDS encoding DEAD/DEAH box helicase — protein MTAPFSSSFSLLDERIQRWIWAENWSELRDVQERSIAAISGGGSDVIIAAATAAGKTEAAFFPVLSNMLKAGEEHGLCLYISPLKALINDQFGRLERLCATLEIPVWPWHGDISSSSKTRFFKQPSGVVLITPESLEAMLCNRGFQMPRIAARLRYIVVDELHAFIGTERGKQLQSLMLRIEQAAGRTVPRIGLSATLGELRLGAEFLRPHAGIAVDIIESKADRGALNIRIKGYLDVGPPPDEDPDGGSASELSIVQDLFAKLRGSNNLIFPNSRGKVEQYTYALRRLCEAAKAPNEFWPHHGSLSREIREETEAALKNKEGCATAICTNTLELGIDIGAVKSVAQIGSPPSVASMRQRMGRSGRRAGESAILRGYVTERELHVESELMDQLREGTLEFGAMVSLMLDGWIEPPKTHGLHLSTLIQQLLSLIAQHGGIQAADAYHILCARGPFASTEKKDFAELLRHLGKMELLQQEASGLLLHGSKGERLVNHYTFYAAFATEDEFRIVNASRVLGSLPVSSSVSVGDYILFAGRTWVVEDIDDDSKTILVGKTNTGRAPLFNGSGGHVHTKVRERMRELYQSGLPPSFMDEGAKKLMLEGCQTFQRCGLARKPLLMIGGRVFVFTWLGDHANEAIALVLKSQGLAATAQGPAVKVDDASEQRVAGCLLAFASEAPPAVELLLHKEHNLRRAKWDWALPERLLKMSFASLHLDIAQAHEWAVKHVPEL, from the coding sequence ATGACTGCCCCATTTTCGTCGTCGTTCTCCCTACTCGATGAGCGCATCCAGCGCTGGATCTGGGCGGAGAACTGGAGCGAGTTGCGCGATGTACAAGAGCGTTCGATCGCTGCGATCAGCGGTGGTGGAAGCGATGTCATCATTGCTGCCGCCACTGCCGCAGGCAAGACGGAAGCGGCTTTTTTTCCTGTGCTGAGCAATATGTTGAAGGCTGGCGAAGAGCATGGACTGTGCCTGTATATCAGCCCGCTCAAGGCATTAATCAACGATCAGTTCGGCAGGCTGGAGCGCTTGTGCGCGACGCTGGAAATACCCGTCTGGCCATGGCACGGCGATATTTCTTCGTCGTCCAAGACGCGGTTTTTCAAACAGCCTTCCGGAGTGGTGTTGATCACACCAGAGTCGCTGGAGGCCATGCTGTGCAATCGCGGTTTCCAGATGCCGCGCATCGCTGCACGCCTGCGTTACATCGTGGTTGATGAACTGCATGCTTTTATCGGTACGGAACGAGGCAAGCAACTGCAGTCGCTGATGCTGCGCATCGAGCAGGCTGCCGGACGTACGGTGCCGCGCATAGGCTTGTCGGCCACGCTGGGCGAACTGCGGCTGGGAGCAGAATTTTTGCGCCCGCATGCTGGCATAGCGGTCGATATCATCGAATCAAAAGCCGACCGTGGCGCGTTAAACATACGTATCAAGGGTTATCTCGACGTGGGGCCGCCACCGGACGAAGATCCGGATGGCGGGTCCGCCTCCGAGCTGTCGATCGTACAAGACCTGTTTGCCAAGCTGCGAGGATCCAATAACCTGATCTTTCCGAATAGCCGAGGCAAAGTCGAACAATACACCTATGCGTTGCGCCGGCTATGCGAGGCCGCCAAGGCGCCCAATGAGTTTTGGCCCCACCATGGCAGCCTGTCGCGTGAAATTCGCGAGGAAACAGAGGCGGCCTTGAAAAACAAGGAAGGTTGCGCCACTGCCATCTGTACCAATACCCTCGAGCTGGGTATTGACATAGGCGCTGTCAAGAGCGTGGCGCAGATCGGCTCGCCGCCATCGGTGGCCAGCATGCGCCAGCGCATGGGGCGTTCCGGGCGGCGTGCGGGGGAATCTGCCATCTTGCGCGGTTATGTTACCGAACGTGAATTGCATGTTGAATCTGAGCTGATGGACCAATTAAGGGAAGGAACGCTGGAATTTGGCGCGATGGTCAGCTTGATGCTGGACGGCTGGATCGAGCCGCCAAAAACACATGGCTTGCATTTGTCGACACTGATCCAGCAGTTATTGTCGCTGATTGCCCAGCACGGTGGCATCCAGGCAGCCGATGCCTACCATATCCTTTGCGCCAGAGGGCCTTTTGCGAGTACCGAAAAAAAGGATTTTGCCGAGTTGTTGCGCCACCTGGGGAAAATGGAGCTATTACAGCAGGAGGCATCCGGCCTGCTATTGCATGGTTCCAAGGGAGAACGGCTAGTTAATCACTACACTTTTTATGCGGCGTTCGCCACGGAGGATGAGTTCCGTATCGTCAATGCAAGCCGGGTACTTGGTTCCTTGCCGGTATCGAGTTCGGTCAGTGTTGGCGACTACATACTTTTTGCGGGCAGGACTTGGGTGGTGGAAGATATAGACGACGATAGCAAGACTATTCTTGTTGGTAAAACAAATACAGGTCGTGCGCCCTTGTTCAATGGCAGTGGCGGACATGTCCATACCAAGGTCAGAGAACGCATGCGCGAATTGTACCAGTCAGGCTTGCCGCCATCCTTTATGGATGAGGGTGCGAAAAAGCTCATGCTGGAAGGTTGTCAAACGTTTCAACGTTGCGGACTGGCGCGTAAGCCGCTGTTGATGATCGGTGGTCGTGTTTTTGTTTTTACGTGGCTGGGAGACCATGCCAATGAGGCGATTGCTTTGGTGCTGAAATCGCAGGGATTGGCAGCGACAGCGCAAGGCCCTGCCGTCAAGGTTGACGATGCAAGCGAACAGCGTGTGGCTGGGTGCTTGCTGGCCTTCGCCAGCGAGGCACCGCCAGCTGTTGAGCTTCTGCTGCACAAGGAACATAATTTACGGCGCGCGAAATGGGACTGGGCGCTGCCAGAGCGCTTGCTGAAGATGTCGTTTGCCAGTCTGCATCTCGACATCGCCCAAGCCCATGAATGGGCTGTCAAACATGTTCCTGAGCTTTGA
- a CDS encoding AI-2E family transporter yields MPTLTLHQKVFLLLLSTVTIGFGWILAPYAGAIFWGVILAILFAPVYRWLLLKTKGRAGLASLLTLLLIIVIVILPLSLISVSLVNQAASVVEMVRSGEITVAMFFNKIMAVLPQWLINLLDRFNLTSLASLQDKLAEGATQVSQAVAVKAINVGLYTFEFLTSLCIMLYLLFFLMRDGSALSARIKGAVPLSRKYKQRLFTNFTTVIRATVKGNILVAIAQGALGGLAFWFLDVPAPLLWAVLMAFLSLLPAVGAALVWAPVAAYFLATGAVWQGAGLAAFGVFVIGLVDNVLRPILVGKDTKMPDYVVLLSTVGGMALFGLNGFVIGPVVAALFIASWDLFVSAREFQAED; encoded by the coding sequence ATGCCTACCCTCACGCTGCACCAGAAAGTGTTCTTGCTCCTCCTGAGCACCGTCACCATCGGCTTTGGCTGGATACTGGCGCCGTATGCGGGCGCCATCTTCTGGGGCGTCATCCTGGCGATCCTGTTCGCGCCCGTGTACCGCTGGCTGCTGCTGAAAACCAAGGGCCGCGCCGGCCTGGCGTCGCTGCTGACCTTGCTGCTGATCATCGTCATCGTGATCCTGCCGCTGTCGCTCATTTCCGTGTCGCTGGTGAACCAGGCGGCCAGCGTCGTGGAGATGGTACGGTCGGGCGAAATCACGGTCGCCATGTTCTTCAATAAAATCATGGCGGTGCTGCCGCAATGGCTGATCAATTTGCTCGACCGCTTCAACCTGACCAGCCTGGCCAGCCTGCAAGACAAGCTGGCCGAGGGCGCCACGCAGGTGAGCCAGGCGGTGGCGGTGAAAGCCATCAACGTGGGCCTGTACACCTTCGAGTTTCTCACCAGCCTGTGCATCATGCTGTACCTGCTGTTTTTCCTCATGCGCGACGGCTCGGCCCTGTCGGCCCGCATCAAGGGCGCCGTGCCATTGAGCCGCAAGTACAAGCAGCGCCTGTTCACCAATTTCACCACCGTGATCCGCGCCACGGTGAAGGGCAATATCCTCGTGGCGATCGCCCAGGGCGCCCTTGGCGGGCTGGCGTTCTGGTTCCTCGACGTGCCCGCGCCCCTGCTGTGGGCCGTGCTGATGGCCTTCCTGTCGCTGCTGCCGGCCGTCGGCGCCGCCCTCGTCTGGGCGCCCGTGGCCGCCTACTTCCTGGCCACGGGCGCCGTCTGGCAAGGCGCAGGCCTGGCCGCCTTCGGCGTCTTCGTCATCGGCCTGGTCGACAACGTGCTGCGCCCCATCCTGGTGGGCAAGGACACCAAGATGCCCGACTACGTGGTGCTGCTGTCGACCGTGGGCGGCATGGCCCTGTTTGGCCTGAACGGCTTCGTCATCGGCCCCGTGGTGGCGGCGCTGTTCATCGCCTCGTGGGATCTGTTCGTCTCGGCCAGGGAATTTCAGGCCGAAGATTGA
- a CDS encoding tellurite resistance TerB family protein has protein sequence MFFIVLLAFAAYHLMSPALLLSLIAGALYVGCRYRARTLKLQRSPPPELLSCFVPPPTEAAVSSTASLPVASIVSDFVPPASTYQDKTSEVLLADPSGYRIPPPPPLYTPVAQWIGRHESVEIGGLVISGGMIYVGQSLPGNNGKVDPALIDPRKSVDFGSDYATPVNFYWSSYSDALPQQRGAYLRWLADGRSSPDADIVYVFAFFYGLERRVLIDAENHRAIDVEIPQIIKELTRLHKHYGGKSGLFSRHCMSLLEVLQLASNPERLYLQPIPDLRPEDGMPLHLRVALGQACRDKTLLTVDMAWAWVRYDSALMLRTAASRCPEEFESLFRLTYRRLYGDGIALVSTSHKLCLPYSPASPGLKDGAGRSVVLGDIPDLTVASAPRQMLQKLIDTCSAELDAYSRFIEHRPDRRTTLDAWVLLPYSLWPEAAKQALCYVNASLGEAVLVMSVNELARHFGASDGIGKDSLRALAAALLAQQIAMEPDILSMAGNAALTERVALYRVVASDEAGDGAPFYDTALLSLELLIAMAQSEGVYSDHKWPICQAQITTWRQLTPHQQQRLMARLILLQPVSLSSFKRRIAALPLTARDACADCIITMVGAPATRQEIAVLEKVCTLLGVEHEKMYSQVHAAATAHPPANGSSVSSGGFVLDLARIAALQKDSQQVATLLGDIFQDEATSEVTLPPLDSQDGLLGLDAMHAAFSRHLLSRASWRRSELEPVAHDAGVMLDGALERLNEACFDAFDMPCTEGDDPIDINPDILERLAQ, from the coding sequence ATGTTTTTCATTGTATTGCTAGCATTTGCCGCTTACCATTTGATGAGCCCAGCTTTGCTGCTGTCGTTGATTGCCGGTGCACTGTATGTAGGATGCCGCTATCGCGCGCGCACTTTGAAATTGCAGCGCTCTCCGCCGCCTGAGTTGCTATCCTGTTTCGTACCGCCCCCGACAGAGGCGGCAGTTTCATCGACCGCATCTTTGCCCGTGGCAAGCATCGTAAGTGATTTTGTGCCGCCAGCATCAACATATCAGGACAAAACAAGCGAGGTTCTATTGGCTGATCCATCTGGCTACCGCATTCCCCCGCCGCCGCCCTTGTATACCCCTGTCGCTCAATGGATAGGGCGTCATGAAAGTGTGGAGATTGGCGGTCTGGTGATTTCTGGCGGGATGATTTATGTTGGACAAAGCTTGCCAGGAAATAACGGTAAGGTTGATCCCGCCCTGATCGATCCTCGCAAGAGTGTCGATTTTGGAAGCGACTATGCAACTCCCGTGAATTTCTACTGGTCGAGTTATTCGGATGCCTTGCCTCAGCAGCGCGGCGCTTACTTGCGTTGGCTTGCCGATGGGCGTAGTAGTCCAGACGCCGATATCGTTTATGTATTCGCCTTCTTTTATGGACTGGAACGGCGAGTATTGATCGATGCGGAAAATCACCGTGCCATTGATGTGGAAATACCGCAGATTATCAAGGAGCTCACACGGCTGCATAAACATTATGGCGGCAAGTCCGGATTATTTTCGCGTCACTGCATGTCACTTTTAGAAGTTCTGCAATTGGCAAGCAATCCAGAGCGCTTATATCTGCAGCCGATACCAGATCTGCGTCCTGAAGATGGCATGCCCCTGCATTTGCGGGTGGCGCTTGGGCAAGCATGTCGCGACAAGACGCTACTGACCGTAGATATGGCTTGGGCGTGGGTCCGTTACGATTCGGCGCTGATGTTGCGCACGGCGGCAAGCCGCTGTCCTGAAGAATTTGAAAGCTTGTTTCGCCTGACTTATAGGCGGCTGTATGGCGATGGTATCGCGCTTGTTTCGACGTCGCACAAGCTGTGCCTGCCGTATTCGCCCGCATCACCTGGATTGAAAGACGGCGCTGGAAGGAGTGTGGTGCTAGGCGATATTCCCGATCTCACCGTGGCCAGCGCTCCGCGGCAAATGCTGCAAAAGTTGATCGATACCTGCTCGGCTGAACTGGACGCTTATAGTCGTTTCATCGAACATCGTCCTGATAGACGAACAACCTTGGATGCCTGGGTGCTATTGCCATATTCGCTATGGCCGGAGGCGGCGAAGCAAGCTCTTTGTTACGTGAATGCGAGCCTGGGCGAGGCGGTGTTGGTGATGTCTGTTAATGAACTGGCACGGCATTTTGGTGCATCGGACGGGATTGGCAAAGACAGTTTGCGTGCTTTGGCGGCGGCATTGCTGGCGCAGCAGATTGCCATGGAGCCGGACATCTTGTCCATGGCCGGCAACGCAGCTTTGACCGAACGGGTGGCGCTGTACCGCGTGGTGGCGTCGGACGAAGCAGGCGATGGTGCACCGTTTTACGATACTGCCTTGCTGAGCCTGGAGTTGCTGATTGCCATGGCGCAGTCGGAAGGTGTGTATTCTGACCATAAATGGCCAATTTGCCAGGCACAGATCACCACTTGGCGCCAGTTGACGCCCCACCAGCAGCAGCGCCTGATGGCGCGCCTTATTCTGCTGCAACCAGTCTCGCTGAGTTCCTTCAAACGTCGTATTGCGGCGCTCCCACTGACCGCACGGGATGCTTGTGCCGACTGCATCATCACGATGGTAGGAGCACCTGCGACACGCCAGGAAATCGCGGTGCTGGAAAAGGTCTGCACACTGTTGGGCGTTGAGCATGAAAAAATGTACAGTCAAGTACATGCTGCCGCGACAGCACATCCGCCAGCAAACGGTTCAAGTGTGTCGTCAGGCGGCTTTGTGCTGGATCTCGCACGCATTGCGGCATTACAAAAAGACAGTCAACAGGTGGCAACGCTATTGGGCGATATCTTTCAGGACGAAGCGACTTCTGAAGTCACGCTGCCGCCACTCGACAGTCAAGACGGATTACTTGGTCTTGATGCAATGCACGCCGCGTTTTCCCGCCACCTGCTGTCGCGCGCTTCGTGGCGGCGCTCTGAACTGGAACCCGTTGCCCACGATGCAGGCGTCATGCTCGATGGCGCCCTGGAGCGGCTCAATGAGGCCTGCTTCGACGCGTTCGATATGCCCTGCACCGAAGGCGATGACCCGATCGATATTAACCCCGACATTCTTGAAAGACTTGCACAATGA
- a CDS encoding phosphoribosyltransferase has product MTTPQSNDQHLWVNWEEYHRLIERLALKVYESGWKFDQVLCLARGGVRPGDVFSRIFDLPLAILSTSSYREDAGTVRGDLDIAKYMTMTKGPLAGRILLVDDLADSGVTLDKVTRHLKENFPDVTEVKSAVIWLKGCSVVRPDYFLDELPHNPWIHQPFEDYDGLRPHQLAAWIKKGEAGK; this is encoded by the coding sequence ATGACTACCCCACAATCGAACGATCAACATCTCTGGGTCAACTGGGAAGAGTATCACCGCCTGATCGAGCGCCTGGCGCTCAAGGTCTACGAATCGGGCTGGAAATTCGACCAGGTATTGTGCCTGGCGCGCGGCGGCGTGCGTCCCGGCGACGTGTTCTCGCGCATTTTTGATTTGCCGCTGGCCATCCTGTCGACCAGTTCCTACCGCGAAGATGCGGGCACCGTGCGCGGCGACCTCGATATCGCCAAGTACATGACCATGACCAAGGGCCCGCTGGCCGGCCGCATCCTGCTGGTCGACGACCTGGCCGATTCGGGCGTCACCCTGGACAAGGTCACGCGTCACCTGAAGGAAAACTTCCCTGACGTGACCGAAGTCAAATCGGCCGTGATCTGGCTGAAGGGCTGCTCCGTCGTGCGTCCCGACTACTTCCTCGACGAACTGCCGCACAACCCGTGGATCCATCAGCCGTTCGAAGACTACGACGGCCTGCGTCCGCACCAGCTGGCGGCGTGGATCAAGAAGGGCGAAGCAGGCAAGTAA
- a CDS encoding NIPSNAP family protein, whose product MITCYLRYIIDPYKLREFEAYGKLWIPLVERFGGQHHGYFLPSEGASNVALAMFSFPSLALYEQYRSDSMLDAECQAAFRYAEETRCIISYERSFFRPVFA is encoded by the coding sequence ATGATCACCTGTTATTTGCGTTACATCATCGACCCGTATAAATTGCGGGAATTCGAAGCCTACGGCAAGCTGTGGATACCGCTGGTGGAACGCTTCGGCGGCCAGCACCACGGCTACTTTTTGCCGTCGGAAGGCGCCAGCAACGTCGCGCTGGCCATGTTCTCGTTTCCCAGCCTGGCCCTGTATGAACAGTACCGCAGCGACTCGATGCTGGACGCCGAGTGCCAGGCCGCCTTCCGCTACGCCGAAGAAACGCGCTGCATCATCAGTTATGAGCGCAGTTTTTTCCGCCCCGTGTTTGCCTGA